The Mycolicibacterium fluoranthenivorans genome has a window encoding:
- a CDS encoding MCE family protein, translating into MLTRLIRTQLVIFSVASIIGMAVMIVVYLQAPTLLGVGRMTVTLQLPATGGLYQFSNVTYRGVQIGKVTEVRPTRDGAEATLSLQTAPQIPADLHAAVLSVSAVGEQYVDLQPRHESGPYLRDGSVIPAPQASIPQAVGPMLDQVSALIGSIPKEKIRPLLDETFKGFNGSGSDIGSLLDSSSRLIADANAAADQTHTLIDDSGPLLSGQAESVEAIRTWAHSIAGISETLVNDDPQVRILLKDGPGAADEASRLFNQVKPTLPLLLANLVSIGQVAVTYHPSLEQLLVLLPPVVASTRAYGAPKNNPTGMSLGDFTLNIGDPPACTVGFLPPSSWRSPEDTSDIDTPDGLYCKLPQDSPIGVRGARNYPCMGNPGKRAPTVEICNSDKPYEPLAMRQHALGPYPIDPNLLAQGVGPDSRVDRDSMIYGPLEGTPPPPVAATPAPAQAPPSAGPATPDAPPAPGVTPAAPSGFSSNGSGGPAVAIATYDPRTGRYATPDGAVYRQADLVPHTGERSWKDLFPS; encoded by the coding sequence GTGCTGACCCGACTGATCCGCACCCAGCTGGTCATCTTCAGCGTCGCCTCGATCATCGGGATGGCGGTGATGATCGTGGTGTATCTGCAAGCTCCCACCTTGCTGGGCGTCGGGCGCATGACAGTGACGCTTCAATTGCCGGCCACCGGAGGACTTTACCAGTTCTCCAACGTCACCTACCGAGGCGTCCAGATCGGCAAGGTCACCGAGGTGCGGCCCACCCGCGATGGCGCAGAGGCCACCCTGTCGCTGCAGACCGCACCGCAGATCCCTGCTGACCTGCACGCTGCCGTACTGAGCGTGTCGGCAGTCGGCGAGCAGTACGTCGATCTGCAGCCACGCCACGAATCGGGCCCCTATCTGCGCGACGGGTCGGTCATCCCGGCGCCTCAGGCGTCGATCCCACAAGCAGTCGGACCGATGCTCGATCAGGTCAGTGCTCTGATCGGCAGTATCCCCAAAGAAAAGATTCGGCCACTGCTCGACGAAACATTCAAGGGCTTCAACGGTTCCGGCTCTGACATCGGGTCCTTGCTGGACTCCTCGTCGCGGCTGATCGCGGACGCCAACGCCGCCGCCGATCAGACCCACACACTCATCGACGACAGCGGACCCTTACTGAGCGGGCAGGCAGAATCGGTCGAGGCCATCCGCACCTGGGCCCATAGCATCGCCGGCATCAGCGAGACGCTGGTCAATGACGACCCACAAGTTCGCATATTGCTCAAAGACGGGCCCGGCGCGGCTGACGAGGCATCTCGGTTGTTCAACCAAGTCAAGCCGACGCTACCGCTGCTCTTGGCCAACCTGGTCAGCATCGGTCAAGTCGCGGTCACCTATCATCCCTCCCTGGAGCAGCTACTTGTGCTGTTACCTCCCGTGGTCGCCTCCACTCGGGCCTACGGTGCCCCGAAGAACAACCCGACCGGAATGTCGTTGGGCGACTTCACCCTCAACATCGGGGACCCGCCCGCATGCACCGTGGGCTTCCTGCCTCCGTCATCGTGGCGGTCGCCGGAAGACACCAGCGACATCGACACTCCAGATGGCCTGTACTGCAAACTCCCACAAGATTCGCCCATAGGGGTGCGCGGCGCCCGCAACTACCCGTGCATGGGTAATCCGGGTAAACGCGCGCCCACTGTGGAGATCTGCAACAGTGACAAACCCTATGAACCCCTGGCCATGCGCCAGCACGCCCTGGGGCCCTACCCGATCGACCCGAATCTGCTCGCGCAGGGCGTCGGGCCGGATTCCCGCGTCGATCGCGACTCGATGATCTACGGACCGCTGGAGGGCACCCCACCTCCGCCGGTGGCCGCAACACCGGCACCTGCGCAGGCGCCGCCCAGCGCCGGCCCGGCCACGCCGGACGCGCCACCAGCACCCGGCGTAACACCGGCAGCCCCAAGTGGATTCAGCTCCAACGGATCTGGGGGACCGGCAGTGGCGATCGCCACCTATGACCCACGCACCGGCCGGTACGCCACACCCGACGGAGCGGTGTACCGGCAGGCAGACCTCGTTCCGCACACCGGCGAACGCAGCTGGAAGGACCTGTTTCCGAGCTGA
- a CDS encoding twin-arginine translocation pathway signal has product MSIATDTALPVAAGTGPEVQPTNRIRLLVRGVAARWRPLAVVCFLLGSIGAAATTYLGPHRDDRDTAAAASQAVDAAKQGSVALLSYAPDSLDRDIADARTHLAGDFLTYYSKFADEILVPAARQKDVHASATVVRAATIAAHPDTAEVLVFLNQNTTSRDNPAPVQTASSVKVGLTKVDGNWRISSFDPV; this is encoded by the coding sequence GTGAGTATTGCCACCGATACGGCGCTCCCCGTTGCGGCAGGAACCGGCCCAGAAGTGCAGCCCACCAACAGGATTCGGCTACTGGTGCGTGGGGTGGCAGCACGATGGCGCCCACTGGCAGTGGTGTGCTTTCTGCTCGGCTCCATCGGTGCCGCAGCGACGACATATCTCGGCCCACATCGGGACGACCGTGACACCGCTGCCGCAGCCTCCCAAGCGGTCGACGCGGCGAAGCAGGGATCTGTGGCATTGCTGTCCTATGCGCCTGACAGTTTGGACCGCGATATTGCCGACGCGCGGACCCATCTGGCCGGAGATTTCCTGACCTACTACAGCAAGTTCGCCGACGAGATCCTGGTACCTGCCGCCAGGCAGAAGGACGTCCATGCCAGCGCAACGGTGGTTCGTGCCGCCACCATCGCGGCGCATCCCGACACCGCCGAGGTGCTGGTGTTCTTGAACCAGAACACCACCAGTCGGGACAACCCGGCGCCGGTGCAGACCGCGAGCAGCGTCAAGGTCGGACTCACCAAAGTCGACGGTAACTGGCGTATCTCGTCATTCGACCCGGTGTGA
- a CDS encoding enoyl-CoA hydratase, whose amino-acid sequence MTTSEGDVVTYEVKGRVAMVTMNRPRYRNAQNSVMTYALDAAFQRAVEDAAISVIVLAGSGEHFSAGHDIGTPDRDHHVSYDNKAALWWDHVDKHGGDQRYAREMEVYLGMCRRWRELPKPMIAMVQGACIAGGVMLTWVCDLVVAAEDAFFADPVVRMGIPGVEYFAHPWVLGPRFAKEILFTADRFTAQRAYEVGMVNRVVARYALEATTLDLAGRIAKMPAFGLALTKRAVNVCEDQMGLRNGMESVFGLHHFAHAHNAETGTGSLGGMDAKAMAAQTNGHK is encoded by the coding sequence ATGACGACATCCGAGGGCGACGTCGTGACCTATGAGGTCAAAGGGCGTGTCGCCATGGTGACGATGAACCGACCCCGCTACCGCAACGCGCAGAACTCCGTCATGACCTACGCACTGGACGCTGCGTTTCAACGCGCCGTCGAGGATGCTGCCATCAGTGTCATCGTTCTCGCCGGGAGCGGCGAACACTTCAGCGCCGGGCACGACATCGGAACCCCCGACCGCGACCACCACGTGTCCTACGACAACAAGGCGGCGCTGTGGTGGGACCACGTCGACAAGCACGGTGGTGACCAGCGGTACGCCCGCGAGATGGAGGTCTATCTCGGCATGTGCCGCCGCTGGCGCGAGTTACCGAAGCCGATGATCGCAATGGTGCAGGGCGCGTGCATTGCCGGCGGCGTGATGCTGACCTGGGTGTGCGACCTGGTGGTCGCCGCCGAAGACGCCTTCTTCGCCGACCCGGTGGTGCGGATGGGTATCCCCGGCGTCGAGTATTTCGCCCATCCCTGGGTGCTCGGCCCACGGTTCGCCAAAGAGATCCTGTTCACCGCAGACCGTTTCACCGCTCAGCGCGCCTACGAGGTGGGCATGGTCAACCGTGTGGTAGCCCGTTACGCGCTCGAGGCGACAACGCTGGATCTCGCCGGGCGTATCGCGAAGATGCCTGCCTTTGGTCTGGCGCTGACAAAAAGGGCGGTCAACGTGTGCGAGGACCAGATGGGTCTGCGAAATGGCATGGAGAGCGTCTTCGGCCTGCACCACTTCGCCCACGCCCACAACGCCGAGACGGGAACCGGATCGCTCGGCGGAATGGATGCCAAAGCCATGGCCGCACAGACGAACGGCCACAAGTGA
- a CDS encoding GlcG/HbpS family heme-binding protein, with product MPIPVARAWEMVTAAHDEARRRAVRVSVAVVDAGGNLVAFGRMDGAEIAGPTLAVDKAYTAVANSTATSELAVLAAPGGELFGLQANGNGRFVIFGGGIPVTDGQTILGGIGVSGASMADDVACAEAGVAAFGG from the coding sequence GTGCCGATTCCTGTTGCCCGGGCGTGGGAGATGGTCACCGCCGCCCATGACGAGGCGCGCCGCCGTGCGGTCCGCGTCTCCGTCGCAGTCGTCGACGCGGGCGGCAACCTGGTGGCGTTCGGACGGATGGACGGCGCGGAGATCGCCGGCCCCACGCTGGCGGTCGACAAGGCGTACACCGCCGTGGCGAACAGCACCGCGACCAGCGAACTGGCGGTGCTGGCAGCGCCCGGCGGCGAGCTCTTCGGCCTGCAGGCCAACGGGAACGGCCGGTTCGTGATCTTCGGTGGCGGCATTCCCGTCACCGACGGCCAGACGATCCTGGGCGGGATCGGGGTGAGCGGGGCCAGCATGGCGGACGACGTGGCGTGCGCCGAGGCAGGTGTGGCCGCGTTCGGCGGGTGA